CTTCGCCACCGTCCGGCGCGCAATCTCGATCCCCCGCTTCTTGAGCTCATCCACCAGCGCCTCGTCGCTCAAGGGCCGCGCCTTGTCCTCGCCGTCGATGACCTCCTTCAGCGCCACCTTGATCGCGTCCCACGCCACGTCCTCGCCGCCCTCGGTGTGCAGCCCGCCGCTGAAGAACTTCCGCAGCGGAACCACGCCCCGCGGCGTCGCCAGGTGCTTCTCCGCCACCGCGCGGCTCACCGTCGCGACGTGAATCCCCAGCTGCTCCGCCACCAGCGTCATCGGCAGCGGCTTCAAGGCCTGCGGCCCGAAGTCGAAGAAGTCCCGCTGGGCCTCCACCACCGCGCGGATCACCCGCAGCAGCGTGTGCCGCCGCTGGCCCACCGCGTCCAGCAGCCACTGCGCGTTGCCCAGGTTGGTCTTCAGGAACTCGCGGTCCTTCTTCTCCATCCCCTTGTCGCGCGACAGGCGGGCGTACTCCTGGTTGATCCGCACGTTCGGCAGGCGGGCATCATTCAGGTACGCGATGTAGCGGTCCTGGTCCGCGTCGTACTCCACGATCGCATCAGGGATGATCGCGCGGTTCGTGTCCTCCACCAGCCGGCGCGCCGGAGCCAGCGACAGCCGCCGCAGCAGCGTCAGCGCCTCTTTGATCTCGTCGAGCCTGAGGCCCGTCTTCTCTGCCACCCGCGGCAGCCGGTTCTGCGTCAGGTCCTCAAGGTGATCAGCCACCAGCACCCGCGCGTTGTGGAACGCCTGACGCGGCCAGCCCAGGTCCTCCGCCTCATCCTCCAGCGCATCCAGCTGCAGCAGCAGGCACTCGCTCGGCGTGCGCGCCGCCACGCCCGCAGGCTCCAGGAACAGCTGCACGGCCTTCAGCGCCCGCTCCAGCTGCGCCACCGTGGGCCGCTCCTTCAGCACCAGCGCCCCCGGCCCACCCTCGCCCGGCGCGGGCTTGCCCACCGGCGCCTTCTCCGCGATCGCCTCCAGCGGCGTGCGCAGGTACCCGTCGTCCTCCAGGAACGTGATGATCAGCTCGCCCAGCGGCCGCAGCGAGCCCTCCACATCCACCAGCGCCCACTGCCCCCGCAGCTGCTCGGTGAGCGAAGCCCCCCGCGCCGGTGCCGCGGCCATCGCGTCGATCTTCGCGTCCCGCTCCCCCGCCGATCGATTCACCGAGTACGTGCCCGGCTCCAGCGAAATGCCCGCGTCGCGGGCCTCCGCCATGAGCTCCGACCGGTCGTGATCGCCGTAATCCGACGCGGAGAACTCGTTGTCGGCCGCGTCAGGGTTGTTCTCGGCAAAGCTGTCGAGCCGCTCGAAGTCATCGCCCGCGGACCCCTCATCGACCGACATCGGCCGGTCCGCCGCCGCCTCCTCGCGCCGCAGCTCCTCCAGCTCCATCCGCACGCCCGGGTCATCCGCGTCGCCGTCCGAAAGCTCGAGCGTCGGGTTGTTCTCCAGTTCCTGCTCGATCCGCTCCTCCAGCTCCGCGAGCGGCATCTGCAGGATCTCCATCGACTGGATCATCCTGGGCGCCAGCTTCATCTGCTGGCCGAG
The sequence above is drawn from the Phycisphaerales bacterium genome and encodes:
- the rpoN gene encoding RNA polymerase factor sigma-54, producing the protein MRFETSQHMKLGQQMKLAPRMIQSMEILQMPLAELEERIEQELENNPTLELSDGDADDPGVRMELEELRREEAAADRPMSVDEGSAGDDFERLDSFAENNPDAADNEFSASDYGDHDRSELMAEARDAGISLEPGTYSVNRSAGERDAKIDAMAAAPARGASLTEQLRGQWALVDVEGSLRPLGELIITFLEDDGYLRTPLEAIAEKAPVGKPAPGEGGPGALVLKERPTVAQLERALKAVQLFLEPAGVAARTPSECLLLQLDALEDEAEDLGWPRQAFHNARVLVADHLEDLTQNRLPRVAEKTGLRLDEIKEALTLLRRLSLAPARRLVEDTNRAIIPDAIVEYDADQDRYIAYLNDARLPNVRINQEYARLSRDKGMEKKDREFLKTNLGNAQWLLDAVGQRRHTLLRVIRAVVEAQRDFFDFGPQALKPLPMTLVAEQLGIHVATVSRAVAEKHLATPRGVVPLRKFFSGGLHTEGGEDVAWDAIKVALKEVIDGEDKARPLSDEALVDELKKRGIEIARRTVAKYRDQLGIAPARLRKQF